From the genome of Papaver somniferum cultivar HN1 chromosome 2, ASM357369v1, whole genome shotgun sequence, one region includes:
- the LOC113350783 gene encoding putative vacuolar protein sorting-associated protein 13A — protein MHRNRFMRQSSVVPAIVNRIWRDLIHNPLHLIFSVDVLGMTSSTLDSLSKGFAELSTDGQFLQLRMKQVWSRRITVVGDGILQGTEALAQGFAFGVSGVVTNPVENARQNGLLGFAHGLGQAFLGFIVQPVSGALDFFSLTVDGIGASCTRCLEVFNNKTAFQRIRNPRKQCGRYF, from the exons ATGCACCGGAATAGGTTCATGAGGCAAAGCTCTGTTGTTCCAGCCATTGTCAACCGTATATGGCGGGATCTGATCCATAATCCTTTACATTTGATATTCTCAGTAGATGTTCTTGGTATGACAAGCTCAACATTGGATTCTTTAAGTAAAGGCTTTGCTGAGCTGTCAACAGATGGGCAGTTTCTGCAATTACGTATGAAGCAG GTATGGTCTAGAAGAATAACTGTGGTTGGTGACGGTATTCTTCAAGGAACTGAAGCCCTTGCTCAAGGGTTTGCTTTCGGCGTGTCTGGGGTTGTAACAAATCCTGTTGAGAATGCAAGGCAAAATGGTCTTCTCGGTTTTGCTCATGGGCTGGGACAAGCTTTCCTAGGGTTCATTGTTCAACCAGTTAGTGGGGCATTGGATTTTTTCTCACTAACAGTAGACGGAATTGGTGCAAGTTGTACTAGGTGCTTAGAAGTCTTTAATAACAAGAccgccttccaaagaatcagaaACCCTCGTAAGCAGTgcggcagatat TTTTAG